A portion of the Nitratidesulfovibrio termitidis HI1 genome contains these proteins:
- a CDS encoding phage tail tape measure protein → MEVFNVFATMSLMDMISGPLGSIASRMDMLKQRAVGLGDRMGKLAVAMAPVALAAAVLLATLGLAAREAIAFESSMADVAKVVTFESAGELQSMSDAILEMSTRIPMAADGLAAIVAAAAQSGVAKADLTEFAEQAAKMGVAFDLTGDQAGKMMAAWRAGMGLTLPRVYALADAVNHLSNSMNAEAPALGEVIQRVGALGMAAGLTETQVAALGAAFLSAGSSPEVAATALKTFTSTLVQGVAMSKDAQAAFGSLGLSVTQMAKDMQTDAQGTIFRVLQALADKPRELQMSLLTEMFGTGALDSIAPLLQNMGNLTQAFELVGDASAYAGSMQAEFDTRSKTTANTLILLGNKMKALMIVAGSYFLPVIARVAEGMGGFVDVLRGAAQTVAGEFALKLLAGIATAVVAATALSGAIWLLSAAGPMLTKALGPLKAALLGLSWPMWALIAVGAALYVAYRTNFGGMADTIDSWWSRISLVFRGVAAVFATLTDGVGEIRGQLATDIRAAGLEGLVAAVARVVFRIREFFTGMVDGVAPVGQRMADILGPSFSAIAATLGRVFDALGRVAVALFGAGAATDASGWQRFGEVLGTFVAGAAEGVAIAVRALIAPIEMAAGVVQFFLDIINGVSLFDAGAALLGTFADGIKSMLAVPMEAVRGAMDLIAKLLPHSDADAGPLSTLTASGRATLTTMGEGMQAAAPDLNAALDDALGAAVPPGTLEAMAEVGVTPAKGREGRTGGRGVTIHIGSVSLPGVSDAQGFVSELQALVAEYDGVPEGGMA, encoded by the coding sequence ATGGAAGTGTTCAACGTCTTTGCCACCATGTCGCTCATGGACATGATTTCCGGCCCGCTCGGCTCCATTGCTTCACGCATGGACATGCTGAAGCAGCGGGCCGTGGGGCTGGGCGACCGCATGGGCAAGCTGGCGGTGGCCATGGCTCCTGTGGCGCTGGCCGCCGCCGTGCTGCTGGCCACGCTGGGCCTTGCCGCACGCGAAGCCATCGCCTTCGAAAGTTCCATGGCCGACGTGGCCAAGGTGGTGACCTTCGAAAGCGCGGGCGAGCTGCAATCCATGTCCGACGCCATCCTGGAGATGAGCACCCGCATTCCCATGGCGGCGGACGGGCTGGCGGCTATCGTGGCTGCCGCCGCGCAAAGCGGCGTGGCCAAGGCCGACCTGACGGAGTTCGCCGAGCAGGCCGCCAAGATGGGCGTGGCCTTCGACCTGACCGGAGACCAGGCGGGCAAGATGATGGCGGCTTGGCGGGCGGGTATGGGGCTAACCTTGCCGCGCGTCTACGCACTGGCGGACGCCGTGAACCACCTGTCCAACAGCATGAATGCCGAGGCCCCTGCGCTGGGCGAGGTGATCCAGCGCGTGGGTGCGCTTGGAATGGCGGCGGGCCTGACGGAAACGCAGGTAGCGGCGCTGGGTGCGGCGTTCCTTTCCGCCGGTAGTTCGCCAGAGGTGGCGGCCACGGCATTGAAGACCTTCACATCCACGCTGGTGCAAGGCGTGGCCATGAGCAAGGACGCGCAGGCGGCCTTCGGATCGTTGGGCCTCTCGGTCACGCAGATGGCCAAGGACATGCAGACCGACGCGCAGGGAACCATCTTCCGCGTGTTGCAGGCTCTGGCCGACAAGCCCAGGGAATTGCAGATGTCGCTGCTCACGGAAATGTTCGGGACGGGAGCACTGGATAGTATTGCCCCGCTTTTGCAGAACATGGGCAACCTGACGCAGGCGTTCGAGCTGGTGGGCGATGCCTCGGCCTATGCGGGCAGCATGCAGGCGGAATTCGACACCCGCAGCAAGACCACGGCCAACACCCTGATCCTGCTGGGCAACAAGATGAAGGCGCTGATGATCGTGGCGGGCAGCTACTTTCTGCCGGTCATCGCGCGGGTTGCCGAAGGCATGGGCGGCTTCGTGGACGTGCTGCGCGGCGCGGCGCAGACCGTGGCCGGGGAATTCGCGCTCAAGCTGCTGGCGGGCATCGCCACCGCCGTGGTGGCCGCCACGGCCCTGTCCGGGGCCATCTGGCTGTTGTCCGCCGCCGGTCCCATGCTGACCAAGGCCCTTGGCCCGCTCAAGGCGGCGCTGCTGGGCCTGTCGTGGCCCATGTGGGCGCTCATCGCCGTGGGCGCGGCGCTGTACGTGGCCTATCGCACCAATTTCGGCGGCATGGCCGACACCATTGACAGTTGGTGGTCGCGCATCTCGCTGGTGTTCCGGGGCGTGGCCGCCGTGTTCGCCACCCTTACCGACGGCGTGGGCGAGATTCGCGGCCAGTTGGCCACGGACATTCGCGCCGCCGGGCTGGAAGGGCTGGTTGCCGCCGTGGCCCGCGTGGTGTTCCGCATCCGCGAGTTCTTCACCGGCATGGTGGATGGAGTGGCCCCGGTGGGCCAGCGCATGGCGGACATCCTTGGGCCGTCGTTTTCGGCCATTGCCGCCACGCTGGGCCGGGTCTTCGACGCGCTGGGCCGGGTTGCCGTTGCCCTGTTCGGAGCCGGGGCCGCCACCGATGCATCCGGCTGGCAGCGCTTCGGCGAGGTGCTGGGCACCTTCGTGGCCGGTGCCGCCGAAGGGGTGGCCATTGCCGTGCGCGCGCTCATCGCGCCCATCGAAATGGCGGCGGGCGTGGTGCAGTTCTTCCTCGACATCATCAACGGGGTGAGCCTGTTCGACGCCGGGGCGGCGCTGCTGGGCACGTTTGCCGACGGCATCAAATCCATGCTGGCCGTGCCCATGGAAGCCGTGCGCGGGGCTATGGATCTTATTGCCAAACTGCTGCCGCATTCGGATGCCGACGCGGGGCCGCTGTCCACGCTGACCGCATCCGGTCGGGCCACCCTGACCACCATGGGCGAGGGCATGCAGGCCGCCGCGCCGGATCTTAACGCCGCACTGGATGACGCCCTGGGCGCGGCGGTGCCCCCCGGCACGCTGGAAGCCATGGCCGAGGTGGGCGTAACGCCCGCCAAGGGCCGCGAGGGTCGCACCGGCGGGCGCGGGGTGACCATCCACATCGGCAGCGTGAGCCTGCCGGGCGTATCCGACGCGCAGGGCTTCGTGTCCGAGTTGCAGGCCCTTGTGGCCGAATACGACGGCGTGCCGGAAGGGGGCATGGCATGA
- a CDS encoding baseplate assembly protein — MSAELINLWGQDIAIDDTGQALVAASGEFILTEGVETGLQDIRLRLFTRLGSLFYDQGWGSLIHDWIFEENTEGARIAFEAEVTLRVELDPRVQVGSVRTTVFTWDERTVQAEVSWTFIGEDQPSNLILRADKSVRELVVQDVSL; from the coding sequence GTGTCCGCAGAATTAATAAATCTATGGGGTCAAGATATTGCCATCGACGATACAGGCCAAGCCCTCGTCGCCGCAAGCGGCGAGTTCATCCTGACCGAAGGTGTGGAAACGGGCCTTCAGGACATCCGCCTGCGCCTGTTCACCCGGCTGGGTTCGCTCTTCTACGACCAGGGTTGGGGCAGCCTGATCCACGACTGGATTTTCGAGGAGAACACCGAGGGTGCCCGCATCGCCTTCGAGGCGGAGGTGACCCTGCGGGTGGAACTGGATCCGCGCGTGCAGGTGGGCAGCGTGCGCACCACGGTCTTCACGTGGGACGAGCGCACCGTGCAGGCCGAGGTGTCGTGGACGTTCATCGGCGAGGACCAACCCTCAAACCTCATCCTGCGCGCCGACAAGTCCGTGCGCGAACTGGTGGTTCAAGATGTCAGCCTATGA
- a CDS encoding baseplate J/gp47 family protein, with protein MEAVQDEYAAQGWLPQRLNLNKGIARGLIELFAWGLWQLYQLLEQVFQQAVPANATGDFLDLHAEQIELARKQATQARGTVTFHRAATSASGGTDTPNVRIPAGRIVRTLPDGRGMVYRYVTEADAVLPAGAGAVAVMARAEEYGAAANAAPGQIVELATPVPGIGAVSNAAGWLAEEGADAESDSLLRRRYALAWQARAGITSAAYKAAALSVTGVVDVYVDDQHPRGEGTVDVVVKGAAGQPTEQLLQAVRAAIAAQIRINHDMVVKAPTPVGVDVAMELELLSGDADATVLAARAWVEALFKGDQPEVPAFGIGHDVVRDRMAAGIVSIAGVKRISWASPVGDMDIPADGLATLNSLTVTARWVTEA; from the coding sequence ATGGAAGCCGTGCAGGACGAGTACGCCGCGCAGGGCTGGCTGCCGCAGCGCCTGAACCTGAACAAGGGCATTGCGCGCGGCCTCATTGAACTGTTCGCGTGGGGGTTGTGGCAGCTCTACCAGTTGCTTGAGCAGGTGTTCCAGCAGGCCGTGCCCGCCAACGCCACCGGCGACTTCCTCGACCTGCACGCGGAGCAGATCGAACTGGCCCGCAAGCAGGCCACGCAGGCGCGGGGCACGGTGACCTTCCACCGGGCGGCCACGTCGGCCAGCGGCGGAACGGACACGCCCAACGTGCGCATCCCCGCCGGGCGCATCGTGCGCACGCTGCCGGATGGCCGGGGCATGGTCTACCGCTACGTCACCGAGGCCGACGCGGTGCTGCCCGCCGGGGCCGGTGCGGTGGCCGTCATGGCGCGGGCCGAGGAATACGGAGCGGCGGCCAATGCGGCCCCCGGCCAGATCGTGGAACTGGCCACGCCGGTGCCCGGCATCGGCGCGGTAAGCAACGCGGCGGGCTGGCTGGCCGAGGAAGGGGCCGACGCGGAATCCGATTCCCTGCTGCGCCGCCGGTACGCGCTGGCGTGGCAGGCGCGCGCGGGCATCACCAGCGCCGCGTACAAGGCGGCGGCCCTGTCCGTGACCGGCGTGGTGGACGTGTACGTGGACGACCAGCACCCGCGCGGCGAAGGCACCGTGGACGTGGTGGTCAAGGGCGCGGCGGGCCAGCCCACCGAGCAGTTGTTGCAGGCGGTGCGCGCCGCCATCGCCGCGCAGATCCGCATCAACCACGACATGGTGGTGAAGGCCCCCACGCCGGTGGGCGTGGACGTGGCCATGGAACTGGAACTGCTTTCCGGGGACGCGGACGCCACGGTGCTGGCCGCCCGCGCGTGGGTGGAGGCGCTGTTCAAGGGCGACCAGCCGGAGGTGCCCGCCTTCGGCATCGGGCACGACGTGGTGCGTGACCGCATGGCGGCGGGCATCGTCTCCATTGCCGGGGTGAAGCGCATCAGCTGGGCAAGCCCGGTTGGCGACATGGACATTCCCGCCGACGGGCTGGCCACCCTGAACAGCCTGACCGTGACCGCCCGCTGGGTGACGGAGGCATGA
- a CDS encoding phage tail protein, producing the protein MSGLFWSYFRERLAWPWIFRPGPLAVIARGLADYLDTVREDIRWTRDQWIVTTAEQALMQGYGASRGAPRTRHDDDTRHRRRVERAYAWHAMGGTVEGLPRILEEYGYPGGRVRNLRDHDAELWAHFDVELLNPPALFGQADIEAVLDLVNEYKPARSVVGLVQFTGRGAAPLTLGAVLTTSVVVEHVVATGSEAPFPPAPLQAGVVAVQYIFVRHEVREVTS; encoded by the coding sequence ATGTCGGGCCTGTTCTGGTCATACTTTCGCGAGCGGCTGGCGTGGCCGTGGATCTTCCGTCCGGGGCCGCTGGCCGTCATCGCGCGCGGGCTGGCCGACTACCTGGACACCGTGCGCGAGGACATCCGCTGGACGCGCGACCAGTGGATCGTGACCACGGCGGAACAGGCGCTGATGCAGGGCTACGGCGCATCGCGCGGCGCGCCGCGCACCCGGCACGATGACGACACCCGTCACCGCCGCCGGGTGGAGCGGGCCTACGCCTGGCACGCCATGGGCGGCACCGTGGAAGGGCTGCCGCGCATTCTGGAAGAGTACGGCTACCCCGGCGGCAGGGTGCGCAACCTGCGCGACCACGACGCCGAGCTGTGGGCGCACTTCGACGTGGAGCTGCTGAACCCGCCCGCGCTGTTCGGGCAGGCCGACATCGAGGCCGTGCTGGATCTGGTCAACGAATACAAGCCCGCGCGCTCGGTGGTGGGGCTGGTGCAGTTCACCGGTCGGGGCGCGGCACCGCTGACGCTGGGGGCCGTGCTGACCACATCGGTGGTGGTCGAGCACGTGGTGGCCACCGGCTCCGAAGCGCCGTTCCCGCCCGCCCCGCTGCAAGCCGGGGTGGTGGCCGTGCAATACATTTTCGTCCGACACGAAGTACGCGAGGTTACGTCATGA
- a CDS encoding phage tail protein yields the protein MSDELKGIWTAKGLEKLAAAYAGGAPLVLRQIAVGDGGGSVPAPAPSWTGLAAEKWRGNVNAVMVNPDAPTEVVADVVLPFNVGGFFIREWGLFDEAGDMVAVGPHAETYKPLIAEGTAVEVTERIRLPLTNTSAVTLAIASAAMATQQYVRQYVTQVVEGHDADGDAHAGRLDALAEALATHGHAYATEETPGFVRRATDEEVEARTGNGYVSPSQLGEALESVDVAAAMRDMLAGDIVMWGNEVIPVLADGLPKGLELNGDVVSLETFPRLLRKWCGATANATAEAFYRCTDAGVREVAGNHMRLLDMRGVAPRGWDHGRGMDADRVLGSFQADEFASHVHTQSRNSASGSLGNKGCQGTDTNNNGYSSGSNGTGATGGTETRMKNAAVMFIIYV from the coding sequence ATGAGCGATGAGCTGAAAGGCATCTGGACCGCGAAGGGGTTGGAAAAGCTGGCGGCGGCCTACGCCGGGGGCGCGCCCCTGGTGCTGCGGCAGATTGCCGTGGGCGACGGCGGGGGCAGCGTGCCCGCGCCCGCGCCCAGTTGGACCGGCCTTGCGGCAGAGAAGTGGCGCGGCAACGTCAACGCCGTCATGGTCAACCCCGACGCCCCCACCGAGGTGGTGGCCGACGTGGTGCTGCCCTTCAACGTGGGCGGGTTCTTCATCCGCGAATGGGGCCTGTTCGACGAGGCGGGCGACATGGTGGCCGTGGGGCCGCACGCGGAAACCTACAAGCCGCTGATAGCCGAGGGCACGGCGGTGGAGGTGACCGAACGCATCCGCCTGCCGCTGACCAACACCTCCGCCGTGACGCTGGCCATCGCCAGCGCGGCCATGGCCACCCAACAGTACGTGCGCCAGTACGTGACGCAGGTGGTGGAAGGGCATGATGCGGATGGGGACGCGCACGCCGGGCGGCTGGATGCGCTGGCGGAGGCGCTGGCCACCCACGGGCATGCCTATGCCACGGAGGAAACGCCGGGCTTCGTGCGCCGGGCCACGGATGAGGAGGTCGAGGCGAGAACCGGCAACGGGTATGTTTCGCCGTCCCAGTTGGGCGAGGCGCTGGAATCTGTCGATGTGGCGGCAGCCATGCGCGACATGCTGGCCGGTGACATCGTGATGTGGGGGAACGAGGTCATCCCCGTGCTGGCCGACGGATTGCCCAAGGGGCTGGAGCTGAATGGCGACGTGGTGTCGCTGGAAACATTTCCCCGCCTGTTGCGCAAGTGGTGCGGCGCGACGGCAAACGCCACGGCCGAGGCGTTCTACCGTTGCACGGATGCCGGGGTGCGGGAAGTGGCGGGCAACCACATGCGCTTGCTGGACATGCGCGGCGTCGCGCCGCGTGGGTGGGACCATGGCAGGGGCATGGATGCCGACCGCGTGCTGGGCAGCTTTCAGGCCGACGAATTCGCCAGCCACGTGCACACCCAAAGCCGGAACAGTGCCAGCGGCTCTCTGGGCAACAAAGGTTGCCAGGGCACGGACACGAACAACAACGGCTACAGCTCGGGATCCAACGGCACGGGTGCCACCGGCGGCACCGAAACCCGCATGAAGAACGCCGCCGTCATGTTCATCATCTACGTCTAG
- a CDS encoding Com family DNA-binding transcriptional regulator, which translates to MAITTRHDMTGHTQREVRCGNCRRLLAKGEAIDLTIKCPRCGCMNHVRGTTPGTEGQRASKETSHGPTD; encoded by the coding sequence ATGGCCATCACCACCAGGCACGACATGACGGGACACACGCAACGGGAAGTGCGCTGCGGCAACTGCCGCCGCCTGCTGGCCAAGGGAGAGGCCATCGACCTCACCATCAAATGCCCGCGCTGCGGGTGCATGAACCACGTGAGGGGCACGACCCCCGGCACGGAAGGCCAGCGAGCCTCGAAGGAGACTTCGCATGGACCGACCGATTGA
- a CDS encoding DNA-methyltransferase, whose amino-acid sequence MDRPIERIGDVATIIQGDALTVLRDLPGESVDAVVTDPPYSSGGMTLTARQADPATKYQTSGTKRSYPAMLGDNKDQRSFTTWATLWLTECWRMARDGAPLLVFTDWRQLPSTTDAVQAAGWLWRGLVVWHKPSARPLLGEFRRDAEFLVYAVKRKANPATRNCLPGVMRHSVNPAEKVHLTGKPVALLRDLLAVTQPGGLVLDPFTGGGTTGMACMATGRRFLGVELSPEYHRIAADRIAAAHHDTLATE is encoded by the coding sequence ATGGACCGACCGATTGAACGCATTGGCGACGTGGCTACCATCATCCAGGGCGATGCCCTTACCGTGCTGCGGGATCTGCCCGGTGAAAGCGTGGACGCCGTGGTCACCGACCCGCCGTATTCCAGCGGGGGGATGACCCTGACGGCCCGGCAGGCCGACCCGGCGACCAAGTACCAGACCAGTGGCACAAAACGCAGCTACCCGGCCATGCTGGGCGACAACAAGGACCAGCGCAGCTTCACCACGTGGGCCACCCTCTGGCTGACCGAATGCTGGCGCATGGCCCGCGACGGTGCGCCGCTGCTGGTCTTCACGGACTGGCGGCAACTTCCGTCCACCACCGACGCGGTGCAGGCCGCCGGGTGGCTTTGGCGAGGGCTGGTGGTCTGGCACAAGCCGTCCGCCCGGCCCCTGCTGGGGGAATTCCGACGTGATGCCGAATTCCTCGTTTATGCGGTGAAGCGCAAGGCCAACCCGGCCACGCGCAACTGCCTGCCGGGCGTGATGAGGCACAGCGTGAACCCGGCAGAGAAGGTCCACCTGACCGGCAAGCCCGTGGCCCTGCTGCGCGACCTGCTGGCCGTGACGCAGCCCGGCGGCCTTGTGCTCGACCCGTTCACCGGGGGCGGCACCACCGGCATGGCCTGCATGGCCACCGGGAGGCGGTTCCTCGGCGTCGAGCTGTCGCCCGAATACCACCGTATCGCTGCCGACCGCATCGCGGCGGCCCACCACGACACGCTGGCCACAGAATAG
- a CDS encoding DUF4875 domain-containing protein gives MSGGSRKRWRYRIVPADADQSELSRQNMAATVIAAAKHYAETGGAALVQVILESQADRRPHAATQLARAEYSPDGKGAGGETGKVWSVVAGNRGLTPQEREMASMWAEMRGHYQKDGFTDEDALRAAIAKRMGISVREVTLAAVLAEPVPLSPDQLVAVPPTGPAR, from the coding sequence ATGTCCGGCGGATCCCGCAAGCGCTGGCGGTATCGCATCGTGCCTGCGGATGCCGACCAGTCCGAGCTTTCGCGACAGAACATGGCGGCCACGGTCATTGCCGCCGCCAAGCACTACGCTGAGACGGGCGGGGCCGCCCTCGTTCAGGTCATTCTGGAATCGCAGGCCGACCGGCGGCCACATGCCGCAACCCAGCTTGCGCGGGCGGAGTATTCGCCTGACGGCAAGGGCGCTGGCGGCGAAACCGGCAAGGTCTGGAGCGTTGTGGCGGGCAATCGGGGTCTTACGCCGCAGGAACGCGAGATGGCCAGCATGTGGGCCGAGATGCGCGGCCATTACCAGAAGGACGGCTTTACCGACGAAGATGCGCTACGCGCCGCCATCGCCAAGCGCATGGGGATATCTGTCCGCGAAGTGACCCTGGCAGCCGTTCTGGCGGAACCGGTGCCCCTTTCGCCCGATCAACTTGTGGCAGTCCCGCCCACCGGACCCGCACGGTAG
- the dksA gene encoding RNA polymerase-binding protein DksA: protein MDQKDIEYFRVLLTQMLEEATQKGDLTLEDMTDNNEVFADPADRATMESDRAFTLRIRDRERRLIKKIQAALGRIEDGSFGICDECGEDIGVPRLKARPVTKLCINCKSKQEDDERVRGD from the coding sequence ATGGATCAGAAGGATATCGAGTACTTCCGCGTATTGCTGACCCAGATGTTGGAAGAAGCCACGCAAAAGGGCGACCTCACGCTGGAAGACATGACGGATAACAACGAGGTCTTCGCCGATCCGGCGGACCGCGCCACCATGGAATCGGACCGCGCCTTCACCCTGCGCATCCGCGACCGCGAGCGGCGGCTGATCAAGAAAATTCAGGCGGCGCTGGGCCGCATAGAGGACGGCTCGTTCGGCATCTGCGACGAATGCGGCGAGGACATCGGCGTGCCGCGCCTGAAGGCGCGACCCGTGACCAAGCTGTGCATCAACTGCAAGAGCAAGCAGGAAGACGACGAGCGCGTCCGAGGCGATTAA